The Xiphophorus hellerii strain 12219 chromosome 3, Xiphophorus_hellerii-4.1, whole genome shotgun sequence genome segment cccAGGTTGGGACACCTTTCACATCCGGATGTGCTTGCTGTTTTAGTAGCAAATTTAGGATTTTCACCATCTAATTACACTGATGTTTCTTAAACGTTGCACTAACTCCTTGTTTAGAGTTTACATCATTTGCCTTTCTCCTGTTTGCTACCTTATTGTGTAAAATGACCCGACAGGAACACCGTGTTGATGGCTAACTTTTTCCCCTCCCTCACCAAGGAGAACTCAGCCCTCAGTGCTGACTCGTTCAGTCTGAGACCTAAGAAATCCAAAGAGCAGCTGGCAGAGCTGAAAGCCAGCTACCTGAAGAACCACTTCGCCTCCGACGCGGAGATCGCCCGGCTGATGAAGCTCACCAATCTGACGAAGGGCGAGATCAAAAAGTGGTTCAGCGACACCCGCTACAACCAGCGCAACTCCAAGAACAGCCACGTGATTGTTTTCCACGACGGAGGGGGCCGAGGGGGAAGCAGCTCAAGCAGCGCTGCCAACACCCCCATAGTCATTGACTCGAGTGACGAGACCCCCGCATCCCCTCACCCTCCAAGCACTTCCCCTGTGAAGgaaaaggagaaggagaaagagacCCGAGTCAAGACCTGGAACCCCTTCCCAGACTTCACTTTGCAGAAGTTTAAGGAGAAGACTCCCGAGCAGCTGGTGGTGCTGGAGGAGAGCTTCGAGAAGAGCAGCATCCCGTCGGACGAAGAACTGAGTCGTCTGaggacagaaaccaaactgacTCGGAGGGAGATTGACGCCTGGTTCAACGAGAGGCGGAAAGTCCCCGCCGCGAGTACGTCTTCCCCGGAGTCGTCCGAGGGAGGGAAGATCGAAACAGATAACTCGAAGGCAGAGGAAGCAGGGGAACTAGGAGGTTCAAGCAACTCGCCTCCGACTGCCTCCTCATCTCGAAAGGGGAGTCAGACTCCTCCAGGCGGTCGCAGCAAGCAGCTGtccggcggcggcggcagcaaGAAAGACCtgaaagagaaaagcaaaaagacTCCAGAGCAGCTCCACATTCTAAAAAGTGCCTTTGTGCGGACGCAGTGGCCCTCGCCGGAGGAGTACGACCAGCTGGCGGAGGAGAGTGGCCTCCCCCGCCATTACATCGTCAGCTGGTTCGGGGACTCTCGGTACTCCTGGAAAAACGGGAACCTGAAGTGGTTCTTCCAGTACCAAAGTGGCAACGTCGAGGGACCGAGCGAAGGAGGCGGCGGCAAAACGGGGGGCGGCGGTCGGAAAAGACGTGGCCGGAATCGCGGCTGGGGGCGGTCCAAAACCAGGAAGCAGCCAAAGaggtcctcctcctcttccagcGCAGATGTCAAAAGGTCCCCGCCGTCAAAGAAATTCAAGACCGGGCGGGAAATCCTGAAGGAGTACTACCTGAAGCACCACTTCCTCAGTGAGCAAGACTTGGATGAGCTGGTCACCAAGACCAACATGAGCTACGAACAGGTAGGTGatgcagattttaaaagaaaatacccaGAAACTAAATGCATAAATGTTTGCTGTTTCAAAATGGGgtctggatttttttattattttttttccattatgtCGCAATAGCTTTAACTATTAGTAATGAATGTTCAAAAATCGATACACACTATACCAGTGGTTGAATAATTGTAAGCTGAAATAACCCAAAGTTGGTTCCTATCTGTCTCCATCTTTCCCCTTCCTGATTCAAATACTGGAAAACCGAAACTTGTTAGACTAGTGCTTAACTATGCAAAAACAGGATATGACACGATAAAGAGACAATTCTgctttgttcacattttgtctgtcACGACAAAATCTGGCCGATTGATGCCACTTTATTACAGCTAGCTTTAGCTGACAAGGGTTCAGCTGACGAAACAGCAACACATTCGGCAAACTCCTGCAAAGTAGAAACTGTTTTACTGTTTGCAATATTGAGCTGCATCCAGTGAAAATGAACCTTTTCAGGTATTTTAAGTGGCTAAATTCTGCTTAACATGGACCGCAGTCTGACTAGCTCTTGGCCCTCAGCTGCTCGGGGAATTTCTTCAGTTCTTTATAAACGTATTGTAATTGGATATGTTCCTGCAACAGATAACTATTACAGATAATAGCCTAGTAGAACCTCTCTTCAAAGAATTAGAACTATCTTTAAAATCGGTAGTGACCTTTTTGCTGTTAGCTAGCAATGCACAAGCTTGTCTGGgtatttttctgttaatattgAGTAACAGCTTTAGTGGGTGAGGTAATTATGGGGCCCCAAAGTTCAAAAAAATAGTGCAACGTGATCTCTATGTGACATAAACTGAACACAACCCAATAAAGGAGAACATTGTACGGTCTGCCATTATCCTTACAAATGTGCtgttgtgactttttaaaagttatgaGCCGTAATATTTTAAGCGAGTTGCTCTTGTGACGCAACCAGTGACCGTCGGTCTTCTGATGTTGCAGTTTCATTCAGGCAGTATGAGATATTATACAGCTGGtccaaatgaaagaaaatattttgcacTAGTTCCATGtcttatttgatattttaagctGTGTCTCTGTTTGCGGAAAGGTGAGGGAGTGGTTTGCTGAAGTCCAGCGACGCTTGGACTTGGGGTTAGATCCCTTCCTGGAGCCGGCCGCAGGGAGAACGGGCGGGGACAAAGCAGCGCGGGACGAGGGGGAGGAGACGCACGGAGAGAGATCGGAGAACACCGAGGAGCCGGCGGGCGCAGGAGCGGGAGACGAGGAGGACGACGAAGACGACGAGGAGGACGACGGCGACGAAACGGACGACAGCGAGGTCTGGGAGCCGTCACGTAGCGTCAGGAAAAGCTTGTCCCTTTCCGAAGACTAAAGACTGACATTTGGCCTGAAAATTGACTTGAGTTAGGCCGATACTGGTCAGTGAGgtaaattaagttttatttgtatcCTTGTTTGTTTGCCACTGACGTGCATGAACAAGAACTATTTCACTGTTAAATCAAGTCCACATGAGACTAATACATCAATTATTAGCTTTAGCTCAACCTTTGAAGGAAAGGTTTCGATCAAGATCAAACTGTGACAGAGGTCATAAAGCAGCTGCTGCAAAattaactttagaaaaaaaaaaagtgttaaaactGAGCTGAGAATGAAAACTCCCACTATATGTCATtcataaataacagattaaagcAAAAACTAGCTGGCTAGGAAACCTGATATAGTGAAAAGCACATGAAAAATCGATTTTTTTCAGAATAGTGAAGGTAGTCAATTTATCAGCTACAATTATCTGTTTTTGATCTCTTATAATCAAGTTTAAAGACCGACAGATAACCATACCTTTTTACGTTAACGCTGACATTTCCTGCTTTCTGAAACTGACAACAATTTCGTCACACTGACGTTAAAGTGTGTTAAATTCAAAGTTAAGCCCGAGTTGCATCAAAATGCGACATTAAGACTAAATCATGAATCTAAATGCAGGATTCAGCGTGCATATTTATTCCAGCGTCTGAAATTCATTTAAAACGGCCGTTTTGTTTGCGCTTCACCAGGAGTTGCATTGACATTTTAGGCCGAGGCTGAGGCTTCACTTGGCAATAAAACGAGTAGCCAGATGCTGCATGAATGCAAACGCTAAAATGCTCTTAAATAGTACGGAATGTTTTCCCTTTATACCGCCTTACCGCTTCATCGATACTACAAGTTTTTAACTGAACATCTGCAAATTTGATGGCGGAGACGCCGCTGAATGTGTGTGAATTGAACTGCTGATGacgtttttaaactttttcctttctttttttccactttttgataaaaaaaaaaaatatatatatatatatatgttatgtGCTTTTTTGACCCTTTTTTAAAAGAGATACAGAAAACATGCTGTGCCAAAGCTGAAAGTGGTGCCTCCCGTGCAGACGGCAATTTGTGGCAGGAGACACTGGAGAACAAAGCAATGCCCACTGTGAGGTTTAAATCTGCTGAAATCAGAGACACAAAGATCATGTCGCGATTCTAATTAGAACCAAATGACTGACTCGCGATGTGTAGATCTTTGTGTCCTGACCCatactgtaaaaagaaaatgtttaacagtATTTGAAATTATAATCTGAACCCATTCTGCACTGAACCCTCTCCCCCCCCCAACCTAAAGCACTTAAATTCATCTTTAAAAGTTTGCACTTTTTCCACTTGATTAGGCACCTTAAGTCTCACATTATACCATGAAATGGCTCTGAGAGACCAACCCTGTTTTTTATGACTAACCAGTATTTTGCCTTTTGTATTCCTTCTGTTTTCACGTGAAGGGATATAATCAGTGTAttgatttttctatttatatacCACGTGTTTTAAAGAGCTGGACGTTTGTAACTGCtccagaaaaaagaaacaacaaaaaaaagaacaatcatGCACCATTATTTCTGCACTAAAAATAATGTCGTATTAGCCCTACGTTTTGATAACCTGTCGATTTGACGAAgcctaaaagttgtttttgtcgaTTGTCTCGCTTTAAACGATGGGAGCTCGTTTTGTTATTGCTCCGTTCGCCCCTTAATGACTCCTTATGCCTTTTATcgagtcttttttttgtcaggccCATGACTAGACTCATGATGTGCACGTCCCAGCAGCGTTCCGTTGGGTTCCCTTTTATCGCAGACTGACATGCTGGGGAAACCAGAaaccaaaaaactgaaaactgctcCAGTAAACATAGAAGGATGGTCTCGGTTGTGATGAAGAAGCAGGACGGCCTCCTCTTTTCTGTGGAAAATCTACCAAACGACGCCCCTGTTTACTGCTTTAAAAAGAAACGGTACGACGATCTAAAAGCTGTCCCAACTACTGTTCTTCGGTGACTCCGATGACTATTTGTTGCTAAACCTTCGTGCCTACACGGCTCCTACACTTGTTTGAACTCAACTTCATAAACTCttcaatgtgaaaataaaaaaaaaagcaaccttTTCTTCAGACTAAATAACGTTCAAACTCTGCTTTCCTCCGACATTAGAAGATGACCGGAACCTGAAACGGATTTCAGAAAGTCCGCTTTTTAAGCCTTTTAATGAAGCTCCTTGTATTTTGTCGCCAGGCACTTGTCACAGCCAGACATGGAAACGTTCAGTTTCCCTCGCAGCGTTTATATGATCTCGTGTTGAACACTTTGACTGTTGGCTGtaatttatcttgattttaggAACTGACAGAGAGCTGACTTTATGCATTTTGTCGTTCAGTGACAAGTGCCTGTCCATGAAACGAATAACCTGTAATGTTGAAGTGTACTTTTGTCAAATGTTGCATGCGATAGCCAGAACAAACATCTCATGTTGTACATAAGAAATGTGAGGTTGGTGAACTTGGGACAGCCTGATCAGGGCTAAGCtgcttttgtggttttaataagacctgatacatttttctcattaGGTTGACTTCACCAATGAGTTAATTGTCATGAACATGGCTCTAGAGATATTTGTTCAAGGTCAAAGTTAACTCctttgatgaaaacataaaaaggtaCCTTTCCACTGTGTTACCCTGAACTTTTTCCTCCAAGTACCTGCAGTATTTTCCAGGGACCTTTTAGATATCCTCTGTCTTTTTCTTGAGTGTGTTTCCAGCGATGAGTTCAAAACCATTGTGTTGATGTAAACGAAGCCTTTCGACAGCAAGtgttaatttgttcccatgtaCAAAGACGGAatacttgtttttgttctcaagCAGCATTCAAACTCGATCGCTGAGATCGATTGAGATTTGTTCGTCCGTGGATACAGATGCCAacccacagcagcagcagaggcaaaAATGGAATAAAGAAATTGTGACATTTAACTCAATTCgaaaatactttataaatccAAAAGcgaagtattttattttattttatttttttaataactcaaCTATCCCAGGTTTTTGGAGAACAGAGTCAGCttgtttagctttttaaagtccctggctctgatgctgctacaCCAACAAGAGTTGGCATCAAAGATTGCATTCTTCACAAGAAACTTATAAAGTAAAGTCCTTGAACATATTCCTGTTTCTCTATAAATCCACAAGCATCCCCgttttttgttcacatttcaaGATGAGATGACTGTTACCACACCAAGCCACAAAGTGGCCCACCAGCTCTCTGTACTCAGCTTCTTGTCCATTTCTGATCCACCTGGTAACAGCAGCATTGTCTGAGtatttgtttctgcagatgacagGACTGGAAGGATTAGGTTTACAGAGTGGTTTGAATGTTTGCAAGCAAAGATGGAAACTGTATGACCAGCAAATAGTCACTTTCAATTTGAATATACAAACCaaacagcattttcttttccagtcCAGATGATATGGATAAAGTAATATCTTCATGAGAACAGAACCTGCTAAGATGTTAGCGCTCTGCCAGCTGCAGGCTCCAGCTGGATTCTGAGACTTTGCTATGGAGACggccaaaataaaaacacagctttcTCCTTATTTACAGACGTCCACGCTCTGTGCTGGTGTACTCGCTGCTGTGAATCATTTAGTTAGCCAAGGGGCAAGCGTTAAGAGGAAGAAGGCAGTGGTTCAGCCGTTTTCCGCCGTCCGTCTCCATACTTGCTGCATTATGTGACTTGACTGTAATTAGTTCTGAATACGTACAAAAAGAAGCGCTACCTCTCTACCTCTAGGGCAGTGTTTTGGAGTAAATTCCTACTCTGGTAATGTGATTCCATCCTGGTTCCCTCAGTGGAAACGGCAGAGGTAAAAGGTTCCCTCGGTGAGAATATGCTATGAGTTACAGTTTACAGCAGAACAATCTCTCTACTTGGAGCTGCCACGTGTCATGTCAACAAACGCCTGGTACCGTTTCAGAAGTGCTCGACTCTCTAGACATTCCCACAGACAGACAGTGGTTTAGTCCACCGGTTAGGCCTCCTGCTCCCAGGTCTCCAACCCTCACCGTTTTACCGTGTGCTATTTCCTTTTCATAATAATCTGTTCCGAATGGCCGTGTCCGTTTCTGTACATACAAAAGAGATTGTCGTCACATCGCTATAGACATTGAGTGAATAGATGTTGAACAGACTGACTCCTGCAACATTTGGTCTGTCCAGGTGCCATATTTGTGCGCCGCGTCGTGATTCTGTCCCCGGCCCTCATCGTGTATCCCAGTTAACTTTGTGCCGATGATCTACGAGCGAACATTGTGATCTGAATTGTTTACCTGCTGTGTCATACCTGTACCCTTTACTGTACTTCTGCTGTAGTCTTCACTTGTTTAATTTAGTCGGCTAGATGGTGGAGCGATCCTCACAGCAATCAGTCATCTTTAGACGAACCCCGGGTCCATCCTGTCAGAGGGTCAACGGTGTACAAACAaagtaaaatgtctttttaaaaccattttgagtgctgttttcttttactgtttGCTCTTTAACCTTTTCACAGTTTGCTTCTAAACCTGAACACGTCAGTGTTTCTCATCActaattcagttcatttctgtCTAGTTGTAAATCAtcagttcacaacaaatgtcatttcATTGCACTTTGTGTAAAACAATAATACAATTTATATACAGAAGTATATCAAATCAATCGAGTCATGTACCGTGACTCCTAAACCTATGCATTCCCGCAGcagatttggatttaaaattacttttgtttttttggaaaatgcAGCAACGGAAAAAGAGACGTCTTCACATGCAATCTTCTAGAAGCCTGAACAAATAGAAGAACAAAGGTGTGAGTGAAAAGCTTATTGCCGATAAGTTTTCCATGAAACCAGAGGACATAGAGGACATTTCTTGGAACAGTATCAAAGCATTAGAATCAAATCAGATGCCAAAGTTCAGGTTAACCTGAGTTATTAAGTTCATATTTGCAGCACAATATCACAGTTTACGTTTATAAAGCCAACCACAGCGCTGTCTAACTTTTGCTCTATTGATTACTGAGAAATAAAGTTTAACACCCAATTTTTTCTGGTCCATTATTTCATTTCTACCTTATGAGAGACTTTCCTATCAGAAACAAGCCTTTTggtttgaatgaaaaatgatcTAGAATCTAGAATCTAAATCGGCCAAAGTTATGAATACATTTGGACTTAACTGTAATGTCttgttaaatacaaaacttgACCTTAATTATCACCATTATAATCTTTAAAGACTACAGGAGCCTggaaatctgaataaaaaatcAGACATGCCCTCTGGCTCCCTCTAGTGGTTGTTTCATCGGACAGTTGGTTTCTACTACGAGCTCCACAGATGCCCTTTATAAATGAATGTTCTGCATTACAgccttcagaataaaatctccTTCTGAGCTTTGATAACCATGAATCcagttatatttatataaataaatgactgcCATCATGTAACATCAGAACCTGGGTTCAGTTCTTTAAAGTTCTctttgatcaaattaaatacCATTAAGCTGCTGCCGTTCACATATTTCCCCATATCTGTCTATAAAGTGGATCTGCTTAAATGTGGGGGCTGCAGAgcggcgcagttggtagcactgttccCTTGCAGCAAggaggtcctgggttcaaatcccggccTGGTGTCTTTctacatggagtttgcatgttctctctgtgcatgcatgggttctctcctgGTACTCCAGCTCCCTCCCACCGTCCAAacacatgactgtcaggttgatTGATCGATTGATTGGGTGTGTTTGTCCTGTCCGCCTCTGTGTTGCTCTGCTCTGTTGTCCATGGTGTCCCCTGACTCTCATCTAAGATCatggatgaatatttaaatgtgatCAAAAAGTAATAACTCAGGAACAGGAAGAACAGAGGAGTGAGTGACAGCCTTTATTCATGCAACCCCTTCTGCAAAGCGCAAAGTATTTGCATCTCTTGACACAATAACTAAATGAGCACAGTGCCacatgtcttattttttttttgggagcTGATGGAAATAAGATGCAAAAGTTTGTATTTGACTGAACtttggaacatttttacatttctatcaTGAGCATCAGCTTGCAGCGAGGACCATCGGCTGAAGTTGGTGTGGTTATCATGACCTACACCTAAActgagttatttttgttttgatgaaggAGGAATCATCTGCcagttttttgttaaatctaaGTATAATATTAGAATATTTTCATAAGCTGAGACATTTAAATGAGCCAAAAGCACAGGTGTAAGAAAACAAGCCACAGGTGTAAGAAAACAAGCCAGTaaacacatttctgtaaatGACTTTTTACATGAGCTCCTGAGCTCACCAAGTACACATCACTTGTAATTACACATTATTGCCAAGCTTGTTCATTTCAGAAAAGgttctttttaacatttaaaattcataaacTGAAGCTTATGTGCTGTAGTCGAAGCCTCACTACAGAAAGTTTTCATCTTTTAGGTGGAGTTGTATTTTGTGCTGTAATGCAGGCCCCAACTTATTTGGGGCCTGCATTAAGGCCCCAAATAAGTTGGGGCCTTAATGCAGCCGTCTGGGCTCTGATTTCCAATCTTAACATCATATTTACATCTTCTCTCCAATTTCCTCTCTGCTTCCTGTACAATAAAAGCCAGAATATGTGCGCGCAACTGTCCTGTGTGAGAATGTATTTGCTGTATTCCCTATGTCTTGTGTTATTTCATGGATTCTCCTTGCAAAGTCCggatgttttattaaagtaataaattatttattttatgattaatatttattttcttacatattGCATTTTAGAGTTGACACGTCTCACTTTGTCCCACACAAGCAGTCTCTGTCCCAGTTG includes the following:
- the zhx1 gene encoding zinc fingers and homeoboxes protein 1, with translation MSSRRKSTTPCMVLPSDVVEQEAVEEKPERTKEDEAGDEEEEEERKGKEATEELGQAVVVVPTPPDADEAGVYSADDLKVVGSTPKSRPKDSPEGPSCDQTAQEPQSDSAGAGGADSAAASAISLSKTPIMRMKTKSEPKRIAVSLKSSDEGAGEGAGGGGGGGDGELGGEQEPIEAPLGPMTPVEKLLHDSMKFGGGGLLVSPPSEQLRKSSILNPTILPAGLAQVLSAFQAQQSAAAAAAAVSQSQLLIPLSSIPSYSAAMDSNPLLINTYRKFPYPSLAEISSLASQTQFTEEQIKVWFSAQRLKHGVSWTPEEVEEARRKQFNGTVHTVPQTITIIPAHQLSAAANGLQSILQTCQIVGQPGLVFTQVGPGGNLPVTSPITLTVAGLPSQSQSSSRVSCQSTPTNSELKRATTVQPPSLSPQENSALSADSFSLRPKKSKEQLAELKASYLKNHFASDAEIARLMKLTNLTKGEIKKWFSDTRYNQRNSKNSHVIVFHDGGGRGGSSSSSAANTPIVIDSSDETPASPHPPSTSPVKEKEKEKETRVKTWNPFPDFTLQKFKEKTPEQLVVLEESFEKSSIPSDEELSRLRTETKLTRREIDAWFNERRKVPAASTSSPESSEGGKIETDNSKAEEAGELGGSSNSPPTASSSRKGSQTPPGGRSKQLSGGGGSKKDLKEKSKKTPEQLHILKSAFVRTQWPSPEEYDQLAEESGLPRHYIVSWFGDSRYSWKNGNLKWFFQYQSGNVEGPSEGGGGKTGGGGRKRRGRNRGWGRSKTRKQPKRSSSSSSADVKRSPPSKKFKTGREILKEYYLKHHFLSEQDLDELVTKTNMSYEQVREWFAEVQRRLDLGLDPFLEPAAGRTGGDKAARDEGEETHGERSENTEEPAGAGAGDEEDDEDDEEDDGDETDDSEVWEPSRSVRKSLSLSED